A stretch of the Saprospiraceae bacterium genome encodes the following:
- a CDS encoding gliding motility-associated C-terminal domain-containing protein gives MKETRGIINLLCLLIPCMISSQAQNNSQHHYAMPNSCGITVNAGPDITICVGQGKNLSGMVSNSTNYSWEPPDGLSNPNALNPVANPSMTTTYTLTARAMSGNLIANGGFETGSINPSTSQYTQYNTIPNLIGSTGGYMIMSVPQIAQAFGCNPNIGSFTMAITPTSSNVMIWCQQINVSKNTDYKIEYKVFGIPYIFGPPPTIGLLVNGSFVGSIDAISGTCVEADASFIWNSGNATSANICLANYGGTGAASMCAIDDITAKECCEEKDEVTVTVYDLIADVNPVDDINCTNRPLTIDASGSSTGPGISYDWSTKNGHIVSGAKTLTPVIDTPGTYTLKITGLYGCEKEVMVMVNGSTTPPDIKIKAVNIDCKNPTGSLEASSKSSSPQFEWNGPNGYYNTRANIYNLTEAGEYTVKVTDSYGCESTAKVDLKDNRSFIEAEIIGDSITCNKDSAILKAESIGLKPIYSWKGPLGFKKDSSIKAIVRDTGWYYLTTLDSFGCQEIDSFYVKDLQTSLAIAIRADTLTCAIQSVQLKLVTDTSATIFWTGPNGFNSNSRQPFVVDQGWYVVQVTTGTGCMGLDSIFVVKSSDVPDLYISTNDTITCSKPSIQINGGSNTMGAQFKWITPVDTIFNQSNIIASDSGSYTLIVTGPNGCSVNKSINIFKDVSIPSLSGFPDTLTCTKDSLILKLTSSTVETISWTGPNGFVSQQLNPVVTEKGTYKLTVTGFNGCTNTIDIAIAEDKAVPSLQISGDTLNCIRTAVIPGVTVDSTITKFNWSGPSNFTSSLKYPMLTTGGNYTLQITGSNGCTQTQTLNIVEDFVKPSAQLEADTIQCKSTASIRALNSPAGLPIQWTGPNNFVSNLANPTITKSGFYVLTIIGTNGCVFTDSIFVFQKDQLPDIFASDDTLTCIKQKLMIRAGSATQGVIFEWTGPNGFTSNMARPEIQDSGLYTLKVTDPNGCESIKQIFISKFADIPALNLIASNNFISCKDSTVNLKIQTTNQPKTIIWIGPNGFSANTDSIVAIEPGTYRVVLTSDFGCVASDSVSIQDIRKLPTFTVADDSLNCKRSSINLTLNSNDTDLNFNWSGPNNFSSILKNPTIQMGGTYFVTVTNSADCKLIQMVQISIDTITPDLSLSADTITCLRNSAPVKASSSLQGFTMKWTGPNGFNYTLPQFATKIPGRYFCTITNPRSGCSNSSFIDILEDTNRIRNISTQSVSSSCNRNNGKLIINQIIGGKAPYKYSLDNGANFINDIASIDFAPGNYNLIVEDANGCQYSVAFNIIETGDVRILVSPKIELLFGSKQTLNLTILSNPNDISSILWTPSDQLSCSNCPDPEITADHDDIITVTVTDKNGCSATATIQLVVKKESKVYFPNAFSPNGDNINDYFYPIGLPSDAPINIFNIYDRWGNLVFSKENFVLNSEKDGWGGTTSGSQEKLNPGVFIYMIEIQDVDGPKIYTGDISLIQ, from the coding sequence ATGAAAGAAACAAGAGGAATTATTAATTTATTGTGCTTGCTTATTCCGTGCATGATCAGTAGTCAGGCCCAAAACAATTCTCAGCATCACTATGCAATGCCCAATTCCTGTGGGATTACCGTGAATGCTGGTCCCGATATCACGATTTGTGTAGGTCAAGGAAAAAATTTATCTGGAATGGTTAGTAATTCAACAAATTACAGTTGGGAACCTCCGGATGGATTGAGTAATCCAAATGCACTTAATCCTGTTGCAAACCCCAGCATGACTACAACGTATACTTTGACAGCAAGAGCCATGTCTGGAAATTTAATTGCAAATGGTGGATTTGAAACAGGTTCTATAAATCCATCAACCAGTCAATATACTCAGTATAACACCATACCAAATTTGATCGGATCTACTGGTGGCTATATGATCATGTCAGTTCCACAAATTGCACAAGCATTTGGATGTAATCCGAATATTGGAAGCTTTACAATGGCGATTACTCCAACTTCATCAAATGTCATGATTTGGTGTCAACAAATTAATGTTAGTAAAAATACAGATTATAAAATTGAATATAAAGTATTTGGAATCCCTTATATTTTTGGCCCACCTCCCACTATCGGATTATTAGTAAACGGAAGTTTTGTAGGAAGCATAGATGCTATTAGCGGTACTTGTGTTGAAGCGGATGCTAGTTTCATATGGAACTCAGGGAATGCTACTTCTGCAAATATCTGTTTAGCTAATTATGGTGGAACGGGAGCTGCCAGCATGTGCGCTATTGACGACATTACTGCAAAAGAATGTTGTGAAGAAAAAGATGAAGTTACTGTAACAGTTTATGATTTGATTGCAGATGTGAATCCTGTTGATGATATCAATTGTACGAATAGACCCTTAACTATAGATGCTTCAGGATCTTCTACCGGTCCAGGAATTAGTTATGATTGGTCAACAAAAAATGGTCACATCGTAAGTGGAGCTAAAACCCTCACGCCGGTAATTGATACTCCCGGTACATATACTTTAAAAATAACCGGATTGTATGGGTGTGAAAAGGAAGTTATGGTTATGGTAAATGGCAGCACCACACCCCCTGATATTAAAATAAAAGCTGTCAATATCGATTGCAAAAACCCAACCGGAAGTTTGGAAGCCAGCAGCAAATCCAGTTCACCTCAATTTGAATGGAATGGACCTAATGGTTACTATAATACACGTGCCAATATTTATAATTTAACTGAAGCAGGCGAATACACAGTAAAAGTTACAGATTCCTATGGATGCGAATCCACTGCAAAAGTAGATCTTAAAGACAATCGAAGTTTTATTGAGGCTGAAATTATTGGAGACAGCATTACGTGTAATAAAGATTCAGCCATTTTAAAGGCAGAATCAATTGGATTAAAACCAATTTATTCCTGGAAAGGACCCTTAGGATTTAAGAAAGATTCTTCTATAAAAGCAATTGTTAGAGATACTGGTTGGTATTATTTAACTACACTTGATAGTTTTGGGTGCCAGGAAATCGACTCATTCTACGTGAAAGATTTACAAACTTCACTAGCGATAGCCATTCGTGCTGACACTTTAACATGTGCAATTCAATCAGTACAATTAAAATTGGTGACCGATACCAGTGCTACGATTTTTTGGACCGGTCCAAATGGATTTAACTCAAATTCAAGACAACCATTTGTGGTAGATCAAGGATGGTATGTGGTCCAAGTCACAACAGGAACTGGCTGCATGGGATTAGATTCTATTTTTGTTGTCAAATCTTCTGATGTTCCGGATCTTTATATTTCAACTAATGACACCATTACCTGTAGCAAGCCAAGCATCCAAATTAATGGTGGAAGCAATACCATGGGAGCTCAATTTAAATGGATTACACCTGTTGATACCATTTTTAACCAATCGAATATCATCGCTTCGGATTCTGGAAGCTATACCTTAATTGTTACAGGACCCAACGGTTGCAGTGTCAATAAAAGCATCAACATATTTAAAGATGTTTCAATCCCAAGTTTATCCGGATTTCCTGATACCTTAACCTGCACTAAAGATAGCCTGATATTAAAACTTACAAGTTCCACGGTTGAAACGATTTCCTGGACTGGACCAAATGGATTTGTCAGTCAACAATTAAATCCAGTGGTAACTGAAAAAGGAACATATAAATTAACTGTGACTGGATTTAATGGATGTACGAATACAATCGACATCGCTATTGCAGAAGACAAGGCTGTGCCTTCACTTCAAATTTCAGGGGATACATTAAATTGCATACGGACGGCTGTTATTCCGGGAGTTACAGTAGATTCCACTATTACCAAATTCAATTGGTCTGGACCCTCAAACTTTACTAGTTCACTAAAATATCCTATGTTAACTACAGGGGGTAATTACACGCTCCAGATTACTGGATCAAATGGATGCACTCAAACTCAAACTTTAAATATTGTTGAAGATTTTGTAAAACCAAGCGCACAACTGGAAGCTGACACCATTCAATGCAAAAGCACTGCATCTATCAGAGCACTAAACAGTCCAGCTGGACTTCCAATCCAATGGACAGGTCCAAATAATTTTGTTTCAAATCTTGCAAATCCCACCATCACAAAAAGTGGATTTTATGTTTTGACAATTATCGGAACAAATGGCTGTGTCTTTACAGATTCAATTTTTGTATTTCAAAAAGATCAGCTCCCTGACATATTTGCAAGTGATGATACCTTAACTTGTATTAAACAAAAATTAATGATTCGGGCTGGATCTGCAACACAAGGTGTAATTTTTGAATGGACAGGACCGAATGGGTTTACTTCAAACATGGCCCGTCCAGAAATACAAGATTCTGGATTGTACACTTTAAAAGTAACCGATCCAAATGGTTGCGAATCGATAAAGCAAATATTCATTTCAAAATTTGCAGATATCCCTGCGTTAAACTTGATCGCCAGTAATAATTTTATTAGTTGTAAAGACAGTACGGTCAATTTAAAAATCCAAACTACCAATCAACCTAAAACAATTATTTGGATTGGACCAAATGGTTTTTCAGCAAATACAGACTCAATTGTGGCAATCGAACCAGGTACCTACAGGGTAGTTCTTACCAGTGATTTCGGTTGTGTTGCTTCCGACAGTGTTTCGATTCAAGATATTCGAAAACTTCCAACTTTTACAGTAGCTGATGATAGTTTAAATTGCAAACGCAGCTCCATCAATTTAACACTAAATAGCAATGATACCGATTTGAACTTTAATTGGAGTGGTCCAAATAATTTTAGTAGTATACTTAAAAATCCCACGATTCAGATGGGAGGTACTTATTTTGTCACAGTGACCAATTCTGCAGATTGCAAATTAATTCAAATGGTACAAATCAGTATTGATACGATTACACCTGATTTAAGTCTATCGGCCGATACAATAACTTGCCTTAGAAACAGCGCACCGGTTAAAGCTTCTTCAAGTTTGCAAGGTTTTACTATGAAATGGACAGGACCAAATGGTTTCAATTATACACTTCCTCAATTTGCAACAAAAATTCCAGGTCGCTATTTCTGTACGATAACCAATCCTCGAAGCGGATGCAGCAATTCCAGCTTTATAGATATTCTGGAGGATACCAATAGAATTCGAAACATTTCAACCCAAAGTGTTTCATCAAGTTGCAATCGAAATAATGGGAAATTAATTATAAACCAAATTATAGGTGGAAAAGCACCTTATAAATATTCTCTTGACAATGGAGCTAATTTTATTAATGACATCGCTTCAATTGACTTTGCCCCAGGAAATTATAATTTAATTGTAGAAGATGCTAATGGCTGTCAATACAGTGTAGCATTTAATATTATTGAAACAGGGGATGTTAGAATATTAGTTTCACCAAAAATTGAATTACTCTTCGGATCTAAACAAACATTGAATTTAACGATCCTCTCAAATCCTAATGATATTAGCAGCATCCTATGGACGCCTTCAGATCAATTATCTTGTTCGAATTGTCCGGATCCGGAGATCACAGCAGATCATGACGATATAATCACAGTTACGGTCACTGATAAAAATGGATGTTCTGCAACTGCAACTATCCAGTTAGTAGTAAAAAAAGAGAGCAAAGTATATTTTCCAAATGCTTTTTCTCCTAATGGTGATAATATCAATGATTATTTTT